In Janthinobacterium sp. 67, a genomic segment contains:
- a CDS encoding Ig-like domain-containing protein, protein MPHAPLRHLSAALLAAFLVSLAGCGGGSADTQAGAGCGLHGTAGCGGSPPPLNPPVTPPVTPPVIPPVTPPEPATLASAVNLVFSSTELASAGLAGSEVAVTALVKDDANLALPNAKISFATDSGILGSVDAVTDKNGQARALLGTGGANSNRSITVTANVGMRSGKGTVAVTGSTVEVLGPAALMLGQGADLTVTVRDSARKPVSGAAIAYSTGAGNGVRVKDGGAALSNAQGQLVLRLTAGSLGKDAVSVNALGAAATQAYAVAGSDLRLSPAVSQDAGGADVLPEVVTLACQPIDVRYDKAGVAQTGSASLSTSRGSLFADSACSQALPVSLMFSNGNLPRSYVQSANAGVATITAAVAGGPSAQTRLEFVAPLSAASKLAVQAEPAVLRANMTPSAGSASISIIGAAVRDGTANNLVKNAPVLFTILSDPSGGYLRQAGRVLTGSDGLARAEYVAGAADSGRDGVLIQARIEGAAQAAATALVRLTVARQALSIKLGTGSLLREYSASVLQKDFAVFVSDSAGNAVPGVAITAAAWPSRYAKGYYVWQADKPEFPDTGVWRLALPNYSCANEDVLRNGIFDAAYDGNGNGVLDPGIPLTVSASGLSDALGMATVTVSYPRNFGSWVRIALTVRGTVSGTEASATADFPLPTLASDFSARRVDPPGRISPYGSGPCDSPD, encoded by the coding sequence GTGCCCCATGCTCCCCTGCGCCACCTGTCCGCTGCCTTGCTGGCGGCTTTCCTCGTTTCCCTGGCCGGCTGCGGCGGCGGTTCGGCCGATACCCAGGCCGGCGCCGGTTGCGGGCTGCACGGCACGGCAGGCTGCGGCGGCAGCCCGCCACCCCTCAATCCGCCCGTCACGCCACCGGTGACGCCGCCCGTGATACCGCCAGTCACGCCGCCCGAGCCGGCCACCCTGGCCAGCGCCGTCAACCTCGTGTTTTCCAGCACGGAACTGGCTTCGGCGGGCCTGGCCGGCAGTGAAGTGGCCGTCACGGCCCTCGTCAAGGATGACGCCAACCTCGCCTTGCCCAACGCGAAGATTTCCTTTGCTACCGATTCCGGCATCCTCGGCAGCGTCGATGCCGTGACGGACAAGAATGGCCAGGCGCGCGCCCTGCTGGGCACGGGAGGCGCCAACAGCAACCGCAGCATCACCGTGACGGCCAATGTGGGCATGCGCAGCGGCAAGGGTACGGTGGCCGTCACGGGCAGCACCGTGGAAGTGCTGGGGCCCGCCGCCTTGATGCTGGGCCAGGGCGCCGACCTCACCGTCACCGTGCGCGACTCGGCGCGCAAACCCGTTTCCGGCGCCGCCATCGCCTACAGCACGGGCGCCGGCAACGGCGTGCGTGTCAAGGATGGCGGCGCAGCGCTCAGCAATGCGCAAGGCCAGCTGGTGCTGCGCCTGACGGCAGGCAGCCTGGGCAAGGATGCCGTGTCCGTCAATGCGCTGGGCGCGGCCGCCACACAGGCGTATGCCGTGGCGGGCAGCGACCTGCGCCTGAGCCCGGCCGTAAGCCAGGATGCCGGCGGCGCCGACGTGTTGCCGGAAGTGGTCACCCTGGCGTGCCAGCCCATCGACGTGCGCTACGACAAGGCGGGCGTGGCGCAAACGGGTAGCGCCAGCCTGTCGACCTCGCGCGGCAGCCTGTTTGCGGACAGCGCCTGCAGCCAGGCCTTGCCTGTCAGCTTGATGTTCAGCAATGGCAACTTGCCGCGCAGCTATGTGCAATCGGCCAACGCGGGCGTGGCCACCATCACGGCGGCCGTGGCCGGCGGCCCCTCGGCGCAGACGCGGCTGGAATTCGTCGCGCCCCTGAGCGCCGCCAGCAAATTGGCCGTGCAAGCGGAGCCGGCCGTGCTGCGCGCCAATATGACGCCATCGGCCGGCAGCGCCAGTATCAGCATCATCGGCGCCGCCGTGCGCGATGGCACGGCCAACAACCTGGTCAAGAACGCGCCCGTGCTGTTTACCATCTTGAGCGACCCCAGCGGCGGCTACCTGCGGCAGGCGGGCCGCGTGCTGACGGGCAGCGACGGCCTGGCGCGTGCCGAGTACGTGGCGGGAGCAGCCGACAGCGGCCGCGATGGCGTACTGATCCAGGCCCGCATCGAGGGCGCTGCGCAAGCGGCGGCCACGGCCCTCGTGCGCCTGACGGTGGCGCGGCAAGCGCTGTCGATCAAGCTGGGCACGGGCAGCCTGCTGCGCGAGTATTCAGCCAGCGTGCTGCAAAAGGACTTTGCCGTATTCGTATCCGACAGCGCCGGCAACGCCGTGCCCGGCGTCGCCATCACGGCCGCCGCCTGGCCCAGCCGCTATGCCAAGGGATACTATGTGTGGCAAGCGGACAAGCCCGAGTTCCCCGACACGGGCGTCTGGCGCCTGGCCCTGCCCAATTACAGCTGCGCCAACGAGGACGTCTTGCGCAATGGTATTTTTGATGCCGCCTACGATGGCAACGGCAATGGCGTGCTCGACCCGGGCATTCCCCTGACCGTCAGCGCCAGCGGCCTGAGCGACGCGCTGGGCATGGCCACCGTCACCGTCAGCTATCCGCGCAACTTCGGTTCCTGGGTGCGCATCGCATTGACTGTGCGGGGTACGGTGAGCGGCACGGAAGCGAGCGCCACGGCGGACTTCCCCTTACCCACCCTGGCCAGCGATTTCAGCGCCCGCCGCGTGGACCCGCCGGGACGCATCAGCCCTTATGGCAGCGGCCCCTGCGACAGTCCAGATTGA
- a CDS encoding Hsp70 family protein, translating into MANACGVDFGTSNSTVGWARPGQSTMLGLEDGKTTLPSVVFFNAEDEEVSFGRAALAGYLAGYEGRLMRSLKSLLGTSLIDGQTEVGGRALPFRMLLAQFIGEVKRRAEQSAGREFSSAVFGRPVFFIDDNVQADQLAQDTLAEVARSVGFKDVAFQFEPIAAAFDYESQITKEELVLIADIGGGTSDFSLVRLSPERAKKAERRDDILATGGVHIGGTDFDKYLSLSSVMPLLGYGSRLHNNSEVPSSYYFNLATWHTINLAYTKKIWVQLADVCRDAREQDKMGRLQKLIDERAGHWLAMKVEEGKIALSDAAEVQLELDRLSPAQSLLLKRAQFDEAIGHLCGSVEDTVLRLLRDAGVAPEAVDTVFFTGGSSGVRLLREKIAALVPAARKVEGDLFGSIGAGLALDAVRKFG; encoded by the coding sequence ATGGCCAATGCTTGCGGCGTCGATTTCGGCACGTCAAATTCCACGGTAGGCTGGGCGCGTCCCGGGCAGAGCACCATGCTCGGCCTGGAAGATGGCAAGACGACCTTACCGTCCGTCGTCTTCTTCAATGCGGAAGACGAGGAAGTCAGTTTTGGCCGCGCGGCGCTGGCCGGCTATCTGGCCGGTTACGAGGGGCGCTTGATGCGCTCGCTGAAAAGCTTGCTGGGTACCAGTCTCATCGATGGCCAGACGGAAGTGGGCGGCCGCGCGCTGCCGTTCCGTATGCTGTTGGCGCAATTCATTGGCGAAGTGAAACGCCGCGCCGAGCAGTCCGCCGGCCGCGAATTCTCGTCCGCCGTGTTCGGCCGTCCCGTCTTCTTTATCGATGACAATGTGCAAGCCGACCAGCTGGCGCAAGACACGTTGGCCGAAGTGGCCCGTTCCGTCGGCTTCAAGGACGTCGCCTTCCAGTTCGAGCCGATCGCCGCCGCCTTCGACTACGAGTCGCAGATAACCAAGGAAGAGCTGGTGCTGATCGCCGACATCGGCGGCGGCACCTCCGACTTTTCGCTGGTGCGCTTGTCGCCGGAACGGGCGAAAAAGGCCGAGCGCCGTGACGATATCCTCGCCACCGGCGGCGTGCACATCGGTGGCACGGACTTCGATAAATACCTGAGCCTGTCTTCCGTCATGCCGCTGCTCGGCTATGGCAGCCGCCTGCACAATAATAGCGAAGTGCCGTCCAGCTATTATTTCAACCTGGCGACCTGGCATACCATCAACCTGGCCTACACGAAGAAGATCTGGGTGCAACTGGCCGACGTGTGCCGCGATGCGCGTGAGCAAGACAAGATGGGGCGTCTGCAAAAGCTGATCGACGAGCGCGCCGGCCACTGGCTGGCCATGAAAGTGGAAGAGGGCAAGATCGCCCTGTCCGATGCGGCCGAAGTGCAGCTGGAACTGGACCGCTTGTCGCCCGCGCAAAGCCTGCTGCTCAAACGCGCGCAGTTCGACGAGGCCATTGGCCACCTGTGCGGTTCCGTGGAAGACACCGTGTTGCGTTTGCTGCGCGACGCGGGCGTGGCGCCGGAAGCCGTCGACACCGTCTTCTTTACGGGCGGCTCCAGCGGCGTGCGCTTGCTGCGTGAAAAGATCGCGGCCCTGGTGCCGGCCGCGCGCAAGGTCGAAGGCGACTTGTTCGGCAGTATTGGTGCCGGCTTGGCGCTGGACGCCGTGCGCAAGTTCGGCTAA
- a CDS encoding 3'-5' exonuclease, producing the protein MNVFDKPIVMIDFETTGLSPDMGDRITEVAALRIEGGRITDRYVTLINCNARIPSFITGLTGITQAMVDKAPPVAEVVPQLLDFIGSDALSAHNASFDEKFLRAESARLNLTPAHQSLVCSLKLSRRVFPGMASYKLGQLSSQLGIAFKSAAHRAESDAEVAAQVLIHIGRHLRSSYGIADVDADLLVSLNKLAAAKVPQFLQKHPSRR; encoded by the coding sequence ATGAATGTGTTTGACAAACCGATCGTCATGATCGACTTCGAGACGACCGGATTGTCGCCCGACATGGGCGACCGCATCACGGAAGTGGCGGCGCTGCGTATCGAGGGCGGGCGGATCACGGACCGCTACGTGACCCTGATCAATTGCAATGCGCGCATTCCCTCGTTCATCACGGGCTTGACGGGCATTACGCAGGCGATGGTCGACAAGGCGCCGCCCGTGGCCGAGGTGGTGCCGCAGTTGCTCGACTTTATCGGCAGCGATGCCTTGTCGGCGCACAATGCCAGCTTCGATGAAAAATTCCTGCGCGCGGAAAGCGCCAGGCTGAACCTGACACCGGCGCACCAGTCGCTCGTGTGTTCATTAAAACTGTCGCGCCGCGTGTTTCCCGGCATGGCCAGCTACAAGCTGGGCCAGCTGTCGAGCCAGCTGGGCATCGCCTTCAAGAGCGCCGCCCACAGGGCCGAATCCGATGCGGAAGTGGCGGCGCAAGTGCTGATCCATATCGGCCGCCATTTGCGCAGCAGCTACGGCATCGCCGACGTCGACGCGGACTTGCTCGTGTCGCTGAACAAGCTGGCCGCCGCCAAGGTGCCGCAATTCCTGCAAAAGCATCCATCGCGCCGCTGA
- a CDS encoding tetratricopeptide repeat protein — MDKHHTARDSHQAYIWFRTAAEQGNAYAQFNLGLMYKKGEGVAQDDARAFVWLRLAALQGLAFAQNHLGAMYYHCRGVEQSDEDAVLWFRRAAAQGDASAQQNLGQMYRRGRGVPQSDELALAWFYRASEQGVASAQSLLGEAYAQGLGAKKNDALALAWFRKAALQGDAQAQLNLGLVYKRGQGVVQSDAQALAWFRQAAAQGLAVAQRQLGVAYAEGLGVAPDQLRAYAWLQRAAEQDDADAQFNLGLMLARGQGVDKDEARAVAWYRRAALQGHCMAQYNLGGMFAGGRGVTRDLRQALDWYARAAAQGASNAQFNLGVMYANGQGVERDEVCAVRWYRTAADQGDASAQNNLGVMYANGHGVPQDDGLAVQWYARAAGQGHALAQYNLGGMYNSGRGVERDRVCGYVWLALAAEGGDSGAARAREAAASRLEPAQLQEAQQRMRQWHQLRFPQLPPRD; from the coding sequence ATGGACAAGCACCATACTGCCAGAGATAGCCACCAGGCGTATATCTGGTTCCGCACGGCTGCCGAGCAGGGCAATGCCTACGCCCAGTTCAACCTGGGATTGATGTACAAAAAGGGCGAAGGCGTGGCGCAGGACGATGCGCGCGCCTTTGTCTGGCTGCGCCTGGCCGCGCTGCAGGGGCTGGCGTTCGCGCAGAATCACCTGGGTGCCATGTATTACCATTGCCGCGGCGTGGAGCAGAGCGATGAAGACGCCGTGCTGTGGTTTCGCCGCGCAGCCGCCCAGGGTGACGCCTCGGCCCAGCAAAACCTGGGACAGATGTACCGCAGGGGACGCGGTGTTCCGCAGAGCGACGAGCTGGCCCTGGCGTGGTTTTACCGCGCTTCAGAACAGGGCGTGGCCAGCGCGCAATCCTTGCTGGGCGAAGCGTATGCCCAGGGTCTCGGCGCGAAAAAGAACGATGCGCTGGCCCTGGCCTGGTTCCGCAAGGCAGCCTTGCAGGGCGATGCGCAGGCGCAGCTGAACCTGGGGCTCGTCTACAAGCGGGGCCAGGGCGTGGTGCAGAGCGATGCGCAGGCGCTGGCCTGGTTCCGCCAGGCCGCCGCCCAGGGACTGGCCGTGGCGCAGCGGCAACTTGGCGTGGCGTATGCGGAAGGTTTGGGCGTGGCGCCCGACCAGCTGCGCGCCTATGCCTGGCTGCAGCGGGCAGCCGAGCAGGATGACGCCGACGCCCAGTTCAACCTGGGCCTGATGCTGGCGCGCGGGCAGGGCGTGGACAAGGACGAGGCGCGCGCCGTCGCCTGGTACCGGCGTGCCGCCCTGCAAGGTCATTGCATGGCGCAATACAATCTGGGCGGCATGTTTGCGGGCGGGCGCGGCGTCACCCGCGATTTGCGCCAGGCGCTGGACTGGTATGCGAGGGCGGCGGCCCAGGGTGCGTCGAATGCGCAGTTCAACCTGGGCGTGATGTATGCCAATGGCCAGGGCGTGGAGCGCGACGAGGTGTGCGCCGTGCGCTGGTACCGCACGGCTGCCGACCAGGGCGACGCCAGCGCGCAGAACAACCTGGGCGTCATGTATGCGAACGGCCATGGCGTGCCGCAAGACGACGGCCTGGCCGTGCAATGGTATGCGCGCGCGGCCGGCCAGGGCCATGCGCTGGCCCAGTACAATCTGGGCGGCATGTACAACAGCGGTCGCGGCGTGGAGAGGGATCGCGTCTGCGGCTACGTGTGGCTGGCGCTGGCGGCCGAGGGCGGCGATAGCGGGGCGGCCAGGGCCCGGGAAGCGGCGGCGTCCAGGCTGGAACCGGCGCAGCTGCAGGAGGCGCAGCAGCGCATGCGGCAATGGCACCAGCTGCGCTTTCCACAACTGCCGCCGCGCGACTGA
- a CDS encoding DUF4262 domain-containing protein, with the protein MVRQAGEDASEQKVIDDIATHGWHGVHIGADEEGPGYAFTIGAGHSFGQPEFLIMGLPRHMAHQILDVALDAARSGAITDFTATTDVLLEGHQCAFVRVPVEQYRDYVGYARWYYQGDDFTLYQIVWPSRDGHFPWQAQASAQYVASQPLLGPAPLAA; encoded by the coding sequence ATGGTAAGGCAGGCAGGCGAGGACGCATCCGAGCAAAAAGTCATCGACGACATCGCCACGCATGGCTGGCATGGCGTGCATATCGGTGCCGATGAAGAAGGTCCCGGCTATGCTTTTACCATAGGCGCTGGCCACAGCTTCGGCCAGCCTGAATTTCTCATCATGGGCTTGCCGCGACACATGGCCCACCAGATACTCGACGTGGCGCTGGATGCCGCGCGCAGCGGCGCCATCACGGATTTCACGGCCACCACGGACGTCTTGCTGGAAGGCCATCAGTGCGCCTTCGTGCGTGTGCCGGTCGAGCAATACCGCGACTACGTCGGCTATGCGCGCTGGTATTACCAGGGCGATGACTTTACTTTGTACCAGATCGTCTGGCCGTCGCGCGATGGGCATTTTCCATGGCAGGCGCAAGCGAGCGCGCAGTATGTGGCGAGCCAGCCCCTGCTGGGACCGGCGCCGCTGGCCGCATGA
- a CDS encoding DUF6386 family protein codes for MTRIVTGTATVCVFDPALLRHRLEDDCDWWSIPSAELAAVNAGQAAFFNVGGDGAYELALHAELAEPQVIVHLAVVSGRVFIGAGEDVTGGGLEPDTAYGGLFVDLPAGSYRVQARRDGAHISLAFVPDARSGNAFGDLVRI; via the coding sequence ATGACGCGCATCGTCACGGGTACGGCTACCGTGTGCGTGTTCGACCCGGCCCTCTTGCGCCACAGGCTGGAAGACGACTGCGACTGGTGGAGCATCCCCAGCGCGGAACTGGCGGCCGTGAATGCGGGGCAAGCGGCGTTTTTCAACGTGGGCGGCGACGGCGCGTATGAACTCGCCTTGCATGCCGAACTTGCCGAGCCGCAGGTGATCGTGCACCTGGCCGTCGTCTCGGGCCGCGTCTTCATCGGCGCCGGAGAGGACGTCACGGGCGGCGGCCTGGAACCGGACACGGCCTATGGCGGCCTGTTCGTGGACCTGCCCGCAGGCAGCTACCGTGTGCAGGCGCGCCGCGATGGCGCCCACATCAGCCTGGCATTCGTGCCCGATGCGCGCAGCGGCAATGCGTTTGGCGACCTTGTGCGTATTTGA
- a CDS encoding GGDEF domain-containing protein, protein MTIEGTDALHEILAGRKLSALFQPIIHMHSGDIIGYEGLIRGPSDSPLHAPMNLFKVARAHDLTLEVEHLCRQVVLERFAELQLPGKLFLNVSPECLLLRNARHGETLEYIEHIGINPDRVIIELTENQPTYDYELMREAVLHCRNMGFQIAIDDLGEGFSSLRLWSELRPEYVKIDMHFIQGINNDPVKLQFVRSIQEIAEKSGTLVIAEGIEAQTELLVLRDLGVAFGQGYHLGRPNAVPARALPAEVVQALGRNGVAVYPQRSSLEKNGASIRKLLHKVAAVSPQLNNNEVYDIFLKEPKLMIIPVVDDGVPLGLISRFDMIDHFARPYQRELYGRKSCSLFMDATPLIADHETSLQELSYTMVQSDAHHLFNGFIITEHGRYLGMGTGHDLMREITQMQINAARYANPLTQLPGNVPINEHIDRLLHSGSRFWVCYCDLDHFKPFNDVYGYRKGDDVIQLTGEILSSHCDPNRDFIGHIGGDDFMILFQSEDWETRCQAMLDDFAAAILAYYSTGDCERGGYISEDRQGKKVFYSLISLSLGVIKVEAHQYYTHHQIATQAAEAKKQAKKIHGNSLFLDRRQGTGAARMDA, encoded by the coding sequence ATGACCATCGAAGGGACGGACGCCTTGCACGAGATCCTCGCGGGCCGCAAGCTCAGCGCGCTGTTCCAGCCCATCATCCACATGCACAGCGGCGACATCATCGGTTACGAAGGCTTGATACGGGGGCCGTCCGACAGCCCCCTGCACGCGCCGATGAATCTGTTCAAGGTGGCGCGCGCGCACGATCTGACCCTGGAAGTGGAACACCTGTGCCGGCAAGTGGTGCTTGAACGCTTCGCCGAACTGCAGTTGCCGGGAAAACTGTTTCTCAACGTCAGCCCCGAATGCCTGCTGCTGCGCAATGCCCGCCATGGCGAAACCCTGGAATACATCGAGCACATCGGCATCAATCCGGACCGTGTCATCATCGAGCTGACGGAAAACCAGCCCACCTACGATTACGAGCTGATGCGCGAGGCGGTGCTGCATTGCCGTAACATGGGTTTCCAGATCGCCATTGACGACCTCGGTGAAGGTTTTTCCAGCCTGCGCCTGTGGTCGGAACTGCGCCCGGAATACGTGAAGATCGACATGCATTTCATCCAGGGCATCAACAACGATCCCGTGAAACTGCAGTTCGTGCGCTCGATCCAGGAAATCGCGGAGAAATCGGGCACCCTGGTCATCGCCGAAGGCATCGAGGCGCAGACGGAATTGCTGGTCTTGCGCGACCTGGGCGTGGCGTTCGGGCAAGGCTATCATTTGGGCCGGCCCAACGCCGTGCCGGCGCGCGCCCTGCCGGCCGAAGTGGTGCAGGCGCTGGGGCGCAATGGCGTGGCCGTGTATCCGCAGCGCAGCAGCCTGGAAAAAAATGGCGCCAGCATCCGCAAGCTGCTGCACAAGGTGGCGGCCGTGTCGCCGCAGCTCAACAATAACGAGGTGTACGATATCTTCCTGAAGGAACCGAAGCTGATGATCATTCCCGTCGTCGACGACGGCGTGCCGCTGGGCCTGATCAGCCGCTTCGACATGATCGACCACTTCGCCCGCCCTTACCAGCGCGAACTGTATGGTAGGAAATCATGCAGCCTGTTCATGGATGCCACGCCCCTGATTGCCGACCACGAGACGAGCTTGCAGGAACTCAGCTACACGATGGTGCAATCCGATGCCCACCACCTGTTCAACGGCTTCATCATCACCGAGCACGGCCGTTACCTGGGCATGGGCACGGGCCACGACCTGATGCGCGAAATCACGCAGATGCAGATCAACGCGGCCCGCTACGCCAACCCGCTGACACAATTGCCCGGCAACGTGCCCATCAACGAACATATCGACCGCTTATTGCACAGCGGCAGCCGCTTCTGGGTCTGCTATTGCGACCTCGACCACTTCAAGCCCTTCAACGATGTGTACGGCTACCGCAAGGGCGACGACGTAATCCAGCTGACGGGAGAAATCCTCAGCAGCCATTGCGACCCGAACCGCGACTTCATCGGCCACATCGGCGGCGACGATTTCATGATTCTGTTCCAGAGCGAAGACTGGGAAACGCGCTGCCAGGCCATGCTGGACGACTTCGCGGCCGCCATCCTCGCCTACTACAGCACGGGCGACTGCGAACGGGGCGGCTACATCAGCGAAGACCGGCAAGGCAAGAAAGTGTTTTACTCGTTGATCAGCTTGTCGCTGGGCGTCATCAAGGTCGAGGCGCACCAGTACTACACGCACCACCAGATCGCCACGCAGGCGGCCGAAGCAAAGAAGCAGGCAAAGAAAATCCACGGCAACAGCCTGTTCCTGGACCGGCGGCAAGGCACGGGCGCGGCGCGCATGGATGCCTAG